In Bacillus sp. NP247, one DNA window encodes the following:
- a CDS encoding YozD family protein — protein sequence MKEIEVVIDTEEIAEFFYERLIERGYVPKREEIEDLADITFEYLLEKCMIDEVFDEEED from the coding sequence ATGAAGGAAATTGAAGTCGTAATTGACACGGAAGAGATTGCGGAGTTTTTTTATGAGCGACTAATTGAAAGAGGGTACGTTCCAAAAAGAGAAGAAATTGAGGACCTGGCAGATATTACATTTGAGTATTTATTAGAGAAATGCATGATTGATGAAGTTTTTGATGAAGAGGAAGATTGA